Proteins encoded in a region of the Methanofollis tationis genome:
- a CDS encoding NTP transferase domain-containing protein: MLALILAGGLGSRLNMGEKPLVQVCGTPMIEYVIRAFSGGGHRVIVVSSPKTPFTRNWCRAHGIDIYPASGRGYVEDIVEAVTEIGEDGPVCTSVSDIPCIDPGIVGRIMAAYLEAGTPALSTWVPSSLCRGSALRCSYRESILGVPACPAGVNILKGDLIEEEQAEHQLLLQEPALALNVNAPEDLALAARILCPGAGGPGGGQGH; the protein is encoded by the coding sequence ATGCTTGCCCTGATCCTTGCCGGGGGGCTTGGTTCACGTCTTAATATGGGGGAAAAACCCCTGGTCCAGGTCTGTGGGACGCCGATGATCGAGTACGTGATCAGGGCCTTCTCGGGCGGCGGGCACCGGGTGATCGTCGTCAGTTCGCCAAAGACCCCGTTCACCCGGAACTGGTGCCGGGCGCATGGCATCGATATCTATCCCGCTTCTGGCCGGGGATATGTGGAGGACATCGTGGAGGCCGTCACCGAGATCGGCGAGGACGGGCCGGTCTGCACCTCGGTGTCAGATATACCCTGCATCGATCCCGGTATTGTGGGGCGTATCATGGCTGCCTATCTGGAGGCAGGCACACCTGCGCTCTCAACCTGGGTGCCGTCTTCCCTCTGCCGCGGTTCGGCCCTCAGGTGTTCGTACCGCGAATCCATCCTGGGCGTGCCCGCATGCCCTGCAGGGGTGAACATCCTCAAGGGCGACCTGATCGAAGAGGAGCAGGCAGAGCACCAGCTCCTTCTTCAAGAACCCGCCCTCGCCCTCAATGTGAACGCCCCGGAGGACCTCGCCCTTGCGGCGCGCATCCTCTGCCCGGGTGCTGGCGGACCGGGTGGCGGTCAGGGGCACTGA
- a CDS encoding ornithine cyclodeaminase, translated as MQTSREIELEGHIIDSGIMTLVFDRIMDMGGNFEILIFEVGKKKTDPSYARLSVNAPDESRLEGILSELYRLGAHLPVVADATLAPAEGDRIVPKGFYSTTNHPTWVKYEGEWIPVEDIEMDCLLVVDPEARRARCLPIFKLKKGSLVVVGENGVRVAYPERPREKSEFEFMHGTVSPERPSETLIEQIAAEILEIKKSGGRIVLVGGPAIIHTGGGPALSRLIRDGYIHVLFAGNALATHDIESNLFGTSLGMDIKTAKLVTGGHKHHIIAISEILRAGSIKNAVEQGVVTGGVMYECVRHDVPFVLAGSIRDDGPLPDVITDVMEAQDAMRSHLKGVKMVLMVATLLHSVAVGNCLPSSVKTICVDINPASLTKLMDRGTSQAIGIVSDAGTFFPMLARKLEILSRKVSE; from the coding sequence ATGCAAACGTCCCGCGAGATCGAACTTGAAGGACATATCATCGACTCCGGCATCATGACGCTCGTCTTTGACCGGATCATGGATATGGGCGGGAATTTCGAGATCCTGATCTTCGAGGTCGGGAAGAAGAAGACGGATCCGAGTTATGCCAGACTCAGTGTGAACGCCCCTGACGAATCCCGCCTGGAGGGGATCCTCAGCGAACTCTACCGCCTTGGCGCTCACCTCCCGGTGGTGGCCGACGCAACGCTGGCCCCTGCAGAGGGGGATCGGATCGTCCCGAAGGGGTTCTACTCGACGACCAACCACCCGACCTGGGTGAAATACGAGGGCGAGTGGATCCCGGTCGAGGACATTGAGATGGACTGTCTCCTCGTCGTGGACCCGGAGGCGCGGCGGGCGCGCTGCCTGCCGATCTTCAAACTGAAAAAGGGCAGCCTCGTCGTCGTCGGTGAAAACGGCGTCAGGGTCGCTTACCCCGAGCGCCCGCGGGAGAAGAGCGAGTTTGAGTTCATGCACGGGACGGTCTCGCCTGAACGCCCATCAGAAACCCTGATAGAGCAGATTGCGGCAGAAATCCTTGAGATTAAAAAGTCAGGCGGCAGGATCGTCCTCGTTGGCGGTCCGGCGATCATCCACACCGGCGGGGGCCCGGCGCTTTCCCGGCTCATTCGGGACGGGTATATTCACGTCCTCTTTGCCGGCAATGCCCTCGCCACCCATGACATCGAGTCGAACCTCTTCGGGACCTCCCTGGGAATGGACATCAAGACCGCAAAACTTGTCACGGGCGGGCACAAGCATCACATCATTGCCATCTCCGAGATCCTGCGGGCGGGATCGATCAAAAACGCCGTTGAACAGGGTGTCGTCACCGGCGGGGTGATGTATGAGTGCGTCAGGCACGATGTTCCTTTCGTGCTCGCAGGGTCGATCAGGGACGACGGCCCGCTCCCTGACGTGATCACCGACGTGATGGAGGCCCAGGATGCGATGCGCTCACATCTCAAGGGCGTGAAGATGGTCCTGATGGTGGCCACTCTCCTCCACTCGGTGGCGGTCGGCAACTGCCTGCCCTCCTCGGTAAAAACGATCTGCGTGGACATCAACCCGGCCTCCCTGACCAAACTGATGGACCGCGGGACGTCGCAGGCGATCGGGATCGTCTCCGATGCCGGGACGTTCTTCCCGATGCTTGCCAGAAAACTCGAGATTCTCTCGAGAAAAGTCAGCGAGTGA
- a CDS encoding coiled-coil protein, with amino-acid sequence MLDELIEKRKKALSESEQHKNRRNELNAAASTHARERNKLNGQTREFVEEAQKNKELRDQYNNEVQALKEKRNELNAKANEYFEEIESFKKDHSAFQKSSSIKEIQRQIELMEFRQQTEVFSTDKERELIDKIKHMKAAIKEQEDELEQNKELKTKLQTARDLRKEASDIHDTVTNIAELAQKHHDLMVEFYRKADQSREAADAEHKSFVEAQEAADEEHQAFITCQKELRDYDKVISGLRNKKKKKTKVTKEQREVRQEAERIFQLFKGGEKLTTDDILLLQRSKLL; translated from the coding sequence ATGTTGGACGAACTGATCGAAAAGAGAAAAAAAGCACTTTCTGAGTCTGAACAACACAAAAACAGGCGTAATGAACTGAATGCTGCGGCCAGCACCCACGCACGAGAGCGAAATAAACTCAACGGTCAGACCCGGGAGTTCGTCGAGGAAGCGCAGAAAAACAAGGAGCTCCGCGACCAATACAACAACGAGGTCCAGGCGCTCAAGGAGAAGAGAAACGAACTCAACGCGAAGGCCAACGAATATTTTGAAGAGATAGAGTCTTTTAAAAAGGACCACTCGGCCTTTCAGAAGAGTTCAAGCATCAAGGAAATCCAGCGGCAGATCGAATTGATGGAATTCCGGCAGCAGACCGAAGTATTCTCCACCGACAAAGAGCGCGAGCTGATCGACAAGATCAAGCACATGAAGGCCGCCATCAAGGAGCAGGAAGACGAACTTGAGCAGAATAAAGAGCTCAAGACCAAACTCCAGACAGCCCGCGACCTCAGAAAAGAAGCGTCCGACATCCACGACACCGTCACCAATATCGCTGAACTCGCACAGAAGCATCACGACCTGATGGTGGAGTTCTACCGCAAGGCAGACCAGTCGCGCGAGGCGGCCGACGCCGAGCACAAGAGTTTCGTAGAAGCACAGGAGGCGGCTGACGAAGAGCACCAGGCCTTCATCACCTGCCAGAAAGAGCTGCGGGACTATGACAAAGTCATCTCCGGACTGCGCAACAAGAAGAAGAAGAAGACGAAGGTCACCAAGGAGCAGCGGGAAGTCCGCCAGGAAGCCGAACGGATCTTCCAGCTCTTCAAGGGCGGCGAGAAGCTCACCACCGACGACATCCTTCTCCTGCAGCGCTCCAAACTTCTTTAA
- the albA gene encoding DNA-binding protein Alba: MLKDNTVFVGNKPVMNYVLAVVTQFNNGADEVAIKARGKAISRAVDTAEIAINRFLEGVAKKEILTGTEMIDTDTGKTNVSSIEIVLSQQLR, encoded by the coding sequence ATGTTGAAGGACAACACAGTATTCGTTGGAAACAAACCGGTCATGAACTATGTGCTTGCAGTCGTCACCCAGTTCAACAACGGCGCAGATGAAGTGGCCATAAAAGCCAGGGGCAAGGCAATCTCCCGGGCTGTCGACACGGCCGAGATAGCAATCAACCGTTTTCTTGAGGGAGTTGCAAAAAAAGAGATTCTTACCGGGACCGAGATGATCGACACTGACACCGGAAAGACCAATGTGTCCAGCATTGAGATCGTGCTCTCCCAGCAGCTCCGCTGA
- a CDS encoding pyridoxal phosphate-dependent aminotransferase: protein MSRNNPGKVIHGGTVRWHQRHSTEKILDFSANLNPFPPNVPLELDAGAIGAYPDDRYETLKEAISEVFRRDVEEIAVGNGSVEVIRTYCTSTLGAGDRAAIFEPTFGEYGMAVRLCGGEVTSDPAGVAVRFLCNPNNPDGALTPRTAVLALLDELGPAQRLFVDEAFIELSDPAASVSDIRDPALFVSRSITKSFAVPGIRFGFGFGDPDLVAEMETRRLPWTVNACAESFTIAALAHYHDLEESRRLIRIERAWLEGAFKRIGLSPLPSSANYLLVPLPCEAAAVCAALSAHRILVRDCASFGLPQAIRVAVRTREENRILMEALPACLP, encoded by the coding sequence ATGTCCAGAAATAACCCCGGCAAGGTGATCCATGGCGGTACGGTGCGCTGGCATCAGAGGCACTCCACGGAAAAGATCCTCGATTTCAGTGCGAACCTCAATCCCTTTCCTCCCAATGTCCCTCTCGAGCTTGATGCAGGTGCCATCGGCGCCTATCCCGACGACCGGTATGAAACCCTCAAAGAGGCGATATCCGAAGTATTTCGGCGCGATGTCGAAGAGATCGCCGTCGGAAACGGATCGGTGGAGGTGATCCGCACCTATTGTACCTCGACACTTGGCGCGGGGGACCGTGCAGCCATTTTTGAACCGACGTTTGGCGAGTACGGGATGGCCGTCCGCCTCTGCGGGGGCGAGGTCACATCAGATCCTGCCGGTGTTGCGGTCAGGTTCCTCTGCAATCCCAACAATCCTGACGGTGCGCTCACGCCGCGCACGGCTGTGCTGGCCCTTCTCGACGAACTTGGACCGGCCCAGAGGCTTTTTGTGGACGAGGCCTTCATCGAACTCTCCGACCCCGCGGCGAGCGTCTCCGACATCAGAGATCCGGCCCTCTTTGTTTCACGCTCCATCACCAAATCTTTTGCCGTCCCTGGCATTCGGTTCGGTTTCGGTTTCGGCGACCCCGACCTTGTTGCCGAGATGGAGACGAGGCGTCTCCCCTGGACGGTGAACGCATGCGCAGAGAGTTTTACGATCGCCGCCCTCGCGCATTACCATGACCTCGAGGAGTCGAGGCGCCTGATCCGCATCGAACGTGCATGGCTTGAAGGCGCCTTCAAGCGCATCGGTCTCTCACCTCTCCCCTCCTCGGCGAACTATCTCCTCGTTCCCCTGCCCTGCGAGGCGGCGGCGGTCTGTGCCGCTCTCTCCGCACACAGGATCCTTGTGCGGGACTGCGCCTCGTTCGGGCTTCCGCAGGCGATCAGGGTGGCGGTGCGGACCCGTGAGGAGAACAGGATTCTGATGGAGGCCCTCCCTGCATGCTTGCCCTGA
- a CDS encoding DUF373 family protein — protein sequence MVIGRTLILCIDRDDDLGYKAGVRSPIIGREACLDAASTLALADPEDSDVNAIFQAVKTHDELAGRGEEVEVVILTGNHMHMLEGDRKIGDDLDRILEKTRVSSCILISDGVEDEYVLPIIQSRLQVSGIRRVIVAQMPNLEGTYYIIKKLLDDPKVARTVLIPVGLGMLIYAIAYLIGYPEGATIVVVGAIGFYLLFKGLGFDEFFGYTITSLQVALRRGRVTFVSYITAILFVIVGIIIGLYSLLVYYSDEGLLFYVLTFAYGAIGWFTAAGLISSIGRIIDVYLNETHDLGRVIVLPFFISAIGIIIYGISIYMLSLSDIENFPFKDVIGIQYAVFAMIGGLVLAFAGVYIQSVVNRWIEKKEKEEEVIRNAFTP from the coding sequence ATGGTTATCGGCAGGACTCTTATCCTCTGTATCGATCGGGACGACGACCTCGGCTACAAGGCAGGCGTCAGGAGCCCGATAATCGGGCGAGAGGCATGTCTCGATGCAGCAAGCACGCTCGCTCTGGCTGATCCAGAGGATTCAGACGTCAATGCCATCTTCCAGGCCGTAAAGACCCACGACGAACTTGCGGGACGGGGAGAAGAGGTCGAGGTTGTCATCCTGACCGGAAACCACATGCATATGCTCGAAGGCGATCGCAAGATCGGCGACGACCTCGACAGAATCCTGGAAAAGACCCGCGTTTCATCCTGCATCCTCATATCAGACGGCGTCGAAGACGAGTATGTCCTGCCGATCATACAGTCGCGCCTTCAGGTGAGCGGGATTAGGCGGGTGATCGTCGCCCAGATGCCAAACCTCGAAGGCACCTATTATATCATAAAAAAACTCCTCGACGACCCGAAGGTCGCGCGGACGGTCCTGATCCCGGTCGGGCTCGGCATGCTCATCTACGCGATCGCCTACCTCATCGGTTATCCAGAAGGAGCGACGATTGTCGTCGTCGGGGCGATTGGATTCTACCTCCTCTTCAAAGGTCTCGGCTTCGACGAGTTCTTCGGCTACACCATCACCTCCCTCCAGGTCGCCCTGCGCCGGGGCAGGGTCACCTTTGTCTCCTATATCACGGCGATCCTCTTTGTGATCGTCGGCATCATCATCGGGCTCTATAGCCTCCTTGTCTACTATTCTGACGAAGGGCTCCTTTTTTACGTCCTTACCTTCGCCTACGGGGCGATTGGGTGGTTCACGGCGGCCGGGCTCATCAGCTCGATCGGGCGGATCATCGACGTCTACCTCAACGAGACCCACGACCTTGGCAGGGTGATCGTCCTCCCCTTCTTTATCAGCGCCATCGGGATCATCATCTATGGGATCAGCATCTACATGCTCTCCCTTTCAGATATCGAAAATTTCCCGTTCAAGGACGTGATCGGGATCCAGTACGCCGTCTTTGCGATGATCGGCGGACTTGTCCTTGCCTTCGCCGGCGTCTACATCCAGTCGGTCGTCAACCGCTGGATTGAAAAGAAGGAAAAAGAGGAAGAAGTTATCAGAAACGCGTTTACGCCCTGA
- a CDS encoding archaeosine biosynthesis radical SAM protein RaSEA, which yields MISVAPIKPLASWTGNDRYEGEVLGSLTIIFKSGGCSYRRCLMCGYRFDGSFGASPDELLTSLRGQLSWVLDTFDLTQIGMVKIFTSGSFLDPVEVPPAFREDVARAFAGKVVIVETRPEYVDGDAVEAMVTGLDTGAIDTPFHVAMGLETTDDAIREKSIRKGFSFADYIAAWQRASAAGAGVKAYLLLKPLFLTEQEAIDDMKQSIAAVAPYCGMISMNACTVQKRTELERFWRDGAYRPPYLWSILEVLGNVDPGVPVFCDPVGGGYIRGPHNCGTHDREIVAGINEYALTGDVELIRALAEIECGCKKEWEFVLANERPWCMPLTR from the coding sequence ATGATATCTGTTGCACCGATCAAACCACTGGCTTCATGGACCGGAAACGACCGGTACGAGGGGGAGGTCCTGGGTTCCCTCACCATCATCTTCAAAAGCGGCGGGTGCTCGTACCGCCGGTGCCTCATGTGCGGCTACCGTTTCGACGGCTCGTTCGGGGCCTCGCCTGACGAACTGCTCACATCCTTGCGCGGCCAGCTTTCGTGGGTGCTCGACACCTTCGACCTCACGCAGATCGGCATGGTGAAGATCTTCACCTCAGGGAGTTTCCTCGACCCCGTCGAAGTGCCGCCGGCGTTCAGGGAAGACGTCGCCCGGGCGTTCGCCGGGAAGGTCGTCATCGTCGAGACCCGCCCCGAATATGTGGATGGAGATGCGGTGGAGGCGATGGTCACTGGACTCGACACCGGAGCGATCGACACCCCCTTCCACGTCGCCATGGGGCTTGAGACCACGGACGACGCCATCAGGGAGAAGTCGATCAGAAAGGGCTTCTCCTTTGCAGACTACATCGCCGCATGGCAGCGCGCCTCTGCCGCCGGTGCAGGCGTCAAGGCATACCTGCTCTTAAAACCCCTGTTCCTGACCGAACAGGAAGCAATAGACGATATGAAACAGTCCATCGCTGCGGTGGCGCCATACTGCGGGATGATCTCCATGAACGCCTGCACCGTCCAGAAACGGACCGAGCTCGAACGGTTCTGGCGGGACGGGGCCTACCGGCCGCCGTACCTCTGGAGTATTCTTGAGGTGCTCGGCAACGTGGACCCGGGTGTCCCGGTCTTCTGCGATCCGGTCGGCGGCGGCTACATCAGGGGCCCGCACAACTGTGGAACCCACGACCGCGAGATCGTCGCGGGCATCAACGAATACGCCCTGACCGGCGACGTGGAACTGATCCGGGCCCTGGCCGAGATCGAGTGCGGCTGTAAAAAAGAGTGGGAGTTCGTCCTCGCGAACGAGCGGCCCTGGTGCATGCCCCTCACTCGCTGA
- a CDS encoding DUF362 domain-containing protein — translation MVAVVDPDLCVGCETCVDECPSEAITMEDGIAVVDKDKCVDCGTCVDVCPSAAIHME, via the coding sequence ATGGTAGCAGTTGTTGACCCTGATCTCTGCGTCGGTTGTGAAACCTGTGTTGATGAGTGCCCGTCTGAAGCAATCACCATGGAGGACGGCATCGCCGTGGTTGATAAGGATAAGTGCGTTGACTGCGGGACCTGTGTCGATGTCTGTCCCTCGGCCGCCATCCATATGGAGTGA
- the dapB gene encoding 4-hydroxy-tetrahydrodipicolinate reductase → MIKVAVCGALGRMGTAIGRLVSESSDLDLVGGVDVKAGSFYGVPVVEAARLDAFLEETKPDVLIDFTIANASVGNIKAAAAHGVALVVGTTGFSPEQREEIRLAVEGHVPAVISSNYSVGVNIFWTLIREAARRLPEGYDIEVTEAHHRYKKDAPSGTAKTILEILDEEVGPRTHLHGRQGMTERGDEIGVHVIRGGDIVGDHAVLFAGNYEVLELSHRAYDRAVFASGAVRAAAWVIGRKPGVYGMADVLNLS, encoded by the coding sequence ATGATTAAGGTCGCGGTCTGCGGGGCGCTCGGGCGGATGGGCACGGCGATCGGCCGCCTTGTTTCGGAATCTTCGGATCTGGATCTGGTTGGGGGCGTCGACGTCAAGGCCGGCAGTTTCTATGGCGTCCCTGTCGTCGAGGCGGCGCGTCTTGACGCCTTCCTCGAAGAGACAAAACCCGACGTGCTGATCGACTTCACCATCGCAAACGCTTCGGTCGGGAACATCAAGGCGGCGGCCGCGCACGGCGTGGCGCTCGTCGTCGGGACGACCGGGTTCTCTCCTGAGCAGCGCGAGGAGATCCGGTTGGCCGTGGAGGGGCACGTCCCGGCTGTGATATCGAGCAACTACAGTGTGGGCGTGAACATCTTCTGGACCCTGATCAGGGAGGCCGCCAGGCGCCTTCCAGAGGGCTATGATATCGAGGTGACCGAGGCCCACCACCGCTACAAGAAGGACGCCCCGAGCGGGACGGCAAAGACCATCCTCGAGATCCTCGACGAGGAGGTCGGACCCCGCACCCATCTCCACGGGCGTCAGGGGATGACGGAGCGGGGGGACGAGATCGGCGTCCACGTGATCCGCGGCGGCGACATCGTCGGCGATCATGCCGTGCTCTTTGCCGGGAATTACGAGGTGCTGGAACTCTCGCACCGCGCCTATGACCGCGCTGTCTTTGCGAGCGGGGCCGTGCGGGCGGCGGCATGGGTGATCGGCCGCAAGCCCGGGGTCTATGGGATGGCCGACGTTCTCAATCTCTCCTGA
- a CDS encoding HEAT repeat domain-containing protein — translation MTEEAPPTEVMERCVEQDLDGLVDLLFNGGSRNVREDAALAIGILMGDDAIEPFIGLFAHDDPEIRMVASWGLNAIGAPAVGGLVAALSDEDAIIRKWAVYTLGFIGGCRAERALAQMVDDEDPDVRWWAAWALDHILEMQGTCCSGC, via the coding sequence GTGACAGAAGAGGCGCCCCCCACAGAAGTGATGGAGCGGTGCGTGGAACAGGACCTTGATGGCCTCGTCGACCTCCTCTTCAATGGCGGGTCCAGAAACGTACGGGAGGACGCCGCCCTCGCGATCGGGATTCTGATGGGGGACGACGCCATTGAGCCGTTTATCGGTCTCTTTGCCCACGACGACCCCGAGATCAGGATGGTGGCGTCCTGGGGCCTCAACGCCATCGGTGCGCCGGCCGTCGGCGGACTTGTCGCTGCTCTCTCAGACGAAGACGCCATCATCAGAAAATGGGCAGTCTATACGCTCGGGTTCATCGGGGGCTGCAGGGCCGAGAGGGCACTCGCGCAGATGGTGGACGACGAGGATCCAGATGTCAGGTGGTGGGCGGCATGGGCCCTCGACCATATCCTGGAGATGCAAGGCACCTGCTGCTCGGGATGCTGA
- a CDS encoding ribbon-helix-helix domain-containing protein: MERITIRLPRQQVEMLQRLVDSGEFPTVSEAVRHAVRELVERRGDRAMRESDQVSFKV, translated from the coding sequence ATGGAACGGATCACGATCAGACTCCCCCGGCAGCAGGTCGAAATGCTTCAACGACTTGTCGATAGTGGCGAATTCCCCACCGTGTCAGAGGCGGTACGACACGCGGTACGTGAGTTAGTCGAGAGGCGCGGAGATCGGGCGATGAGGGAAAGCGACCAGGTGTCATTCAAGGTTTAG
- the ftsZ gene encoding cell division protein FtsZ, with the protein MQTIINEAMKNAEIERGKNRDGIIGDEDDFLGQPRIVIVGCGGAGNNTINRLYHMQVSGAETIAVNTDKQHLDMIQADKRVLIGKSLTKGLGAGGFPDVGKRAAEMARPTLEKLLETADLCFITAGMGGGTGTGVAPVVAQIAKEQGAIVVGMVSYPFQVEKARLLRAEEGLQQLSSSADSVIVLDNNRLINYVPNLPLGQAFSVMDQLIAETVKGISETITQPSLINIDYADVRAIMSKGGVACMLVGESKQQNKAESVVHECLSHPLLDIDYRGATGSLIHITGGSDLTLQDAEEIASSLTYELDPHADVIWGARVNNDYEGKVRVMAIMTGVKSAQILGGHRGNYQPVAQPMATGRGGQQRNMAGDRTSGHLIDFL; encoded by the coding sequence ATGCAGACCATCATAAACGAAGCGATGAAAAACGCAGAGATCGAACGAGGAAAGAACAGGGACGGCATCATTGGCGATGAGGACGATTTCCTCGGCCAGCCGCGCATCGTCATCGTCGGCTGCGGCGGCGCCGGCAACAACACGATCAACAGGCTCTATCACATGCAGGTGTCAGGAGCGGAGACCATTGCGGTCAACACCGATAAGCAGCACCTGGACATGATCCAGGCCGACAAGCGCGTGCTCATCGGCAAGTCCCTCACCAAGGGCCTTGGTGCCGGCGGATTCCCCGACGTCGGCAAGAGGGCGGCCGAGATGGCACGGCCAACTCTGGAAAAGCTCCTCGAGACAGCAGACCTCTGTTTCATCACGGCAGGCATGGGCGGCGGCACCGGCACCGGCGTTGCCCCCGTTGTGGCGCAGATCGCCAAAGAGCAGGGCGCTATCGTCGTCGGCATGGTCAGTTACCCCTTCCAGGTTGAGAAGGCCAGACTCCTCCGTGCAGAGGAGGGGCTCCAGCAGCTCAGCAGCAGCGCGGACTCGGTCATCGTCCTGGACAACAACAGGCTCATCAACTATGTCCCCAACCTCCCCCTCGGGCAGGCATTCTCGGTGATGGACCAGCTCATCGCCGAAACGGTCAAGGGCATCTCAGAGACGATCACCCAGCCCTCCCTGATCAACATCGACTATGCAGATGTCAGGGCGATCATGAGCAAGGGCGGCGTCGCCTGCATGCTTGTGGGCGAGAGCAAACAGCAGAACAAGGCTGAGAGCGTCGTCCACGAGTGCCTCTCCCACCCGCTCCTGGACATCGACTACCGCGGGGCGACCGGCAGCCTGATCCACATCACCGGCGGCAGCGACCTCACCCTCCAGGACGCCGAGGAGATCGCAAGCTCGCTCACCTACGAGCTCGACCCGCACGCCGACGTGATCTGGGGTGCGCGCGTAAACAACGACTACGAGGGCAAGGTCAGGGTGATGGCAATCATGACCGGCGTCAAGAGCGCTCAGATCCTCGGCGGTCACCGCGGCAATTATCAGCCCGTGGCACAGCCGATGGCGACAGGACGCGGCGGTCAACAGCGGAACATGGCAGGCGATCGCACCAGCGGGCACCTGATCGACTTCCTCTGA
- the asd gene encoding aspartate-semialdehyde dehydrogenase: protein MINVGILGATGAVGQRFVHLLADHPWFCLHTLTASERSAGKRYADVVNWRLDVPFPESVGDLTISPTTADAVKDCDIVFSALPADVAQGIEEEVAAKGVGVCSNASSHRMDPDVPLVIAEVNPDHLGLIDVQHDRGRDGFIVTNPNCSTIMLTLALEPLRKFGFSSVQVATMQAISGAGFNGVAAMDIYDNVVPFIRNEEEKMATEPRKIMGSFDGSGVEMAPFLVSACCNRVPVIDGHTLSVWVDIDRPLEEVRKAFSEYAAPFSGLPTQPAKSVEYFDQPDRPQPRLDRNRGRGMTVSVGRLREGVRFTALGHNTIRGAAGASVLNAELIYMKKYL from the coding sequence ATGATTAATGTAGGTATTCTTGGTGCCACCGGAGCCGTAGGGCAGAGATTTGTCCATCTCCTTGCAGATCACCCCTGGTTTTGCCTCCATACCCTGACCGCTTCAGAACGCAGCGCCGGCAAGCGGTATGCCGACGTGGTGAACTGGCGGCTCGACGTCCCGTTTCCTGAATCGGTCGGCGATCTGACGATAAGCCCCACCACCGCCGACGCGGTGAAGGACTGTGATATCGTCTTCTCTGCACTCCCGGCCGATGTGGCGCAGGGCATTGAAGAGGAGGTGGCCGCGAAAGGTGTCGGCGTCTGTTCGAACGCAAGTTCGCATCGCATGGATCCTGATGTGCCGCTCGTCATCGCGGAAGTGAACCCGGATCATCTCGGGCTCATCGATGTGCAGCATGACCGCGGGCGGGACGGTTTCATCGTGACCAACCCGAACTGCTCGACGATCATGCTCACCCTCGCCCTCGAGCCCCTGCGGAAGTTTGGCTTCTCGTCGGTTCAGGTGGCGACGATGCAGGCGATCTCAGGCGCCGGTTTCAATGGCGTGGCCGCGATGGATATCTATGACAACGTCGTCCCCTTCATCAGAAACGAGGAGGAGAAGATGGCGACGGAGCCGCGAAAGATCATGGGTTCTTTTGACGGCTCAGGTGTGGAAATGGCACCCTTCCTGGTGAGTGCATGCTGCAACAGGGTGCCGGTGATCGACGGCCATACCCTTTCCGTGTGGGTGGATATCGACCGCCCCCTCGAAGAGGTCAGAAAGGCGTTCTCTGAGTATGCGGCCCCGTTCTCAGGGCTGCCCACACAGCCTGCAAAGTCGGTCGAGTACTTTGATCAGCCCGACCGCCCGCAGCCCAGGCTCGACCGCAACCGGGGCAGGGGCATGACGGTTTCTGTCGGGAGGCTGCGTGAAGGGGTGCGTTTTACGGCGCTCGGCCACAACACCATCCGCGGCGCGGCCGGGGCCTCGGTCCTGAACGCTGAATTAATCTATATGAAGAAGTATCTCTGA